Proteins found in one Panicum hallii strain FIL2 chromosome 4, PHallii_v3.1, whole genome shotgun sequence genomic segment:
- the LOC112889886 gene encoding pectate lyase-like, which translates to MAAGLLIRSPLPVVLFCVLAAAVAAAPNVTSDEEYWAARAEAARASNLAAYVSDPVAAMNRFNAETLRATTRRSLGRYQGPCMATNPIDRCWRCRADWAADRRRLARCARGFGHRTAGGAGGKIYVVTDASDDEMVIPRKGTLRYGAIQDRPLWIVFARDMVVRLRQELIVNHNKTIDGRGAQVHIVGAQITLQSVRHVIIHSVHIHHSAPHSGGMIRDSKRHYGLRTRSDGDGISILSSSNVWIDHVSMYRCSDGLIDVVNGSTAITISNSHFTKHDHVLLFGASNDNPQDAAMQVTVAFNHFGKGLVQRMPRCRYGFFHVVNNDYTHWQMYAIGGNKNPTIISQGNRFIAPDDPNAKEVTKREYTPYGEYKEWVWKSQGDVMMNGAFFNESGGQNERKYDQLDFIPAKHGSYVGQLTRFAGALNCRVGEPC; encoded by the coding sequence ATGGCGGCGGGGTTATTAATAAGGAGCCCCCTGCCCGTTGTTCTCTTCTGCGTCCTCGCCGCGGCCGTCGCGGCGGCGCCCAATGTCACCTCCGACGAGGAGTActgggcggcgcgcgcggaggcggcCCGCGCCAGCAACCTCGCGGCCTACGTCAGCGATCCCGTCGCCGCCATGAACCGCTTCAACGCGGAGACGCTCCGGGCCACGACGCGGCGGTCGCTGGGGCGGTACCAGGGCCCGTGCATGGCGACGAACCCCATCGACCGCTGCTGGCGGTGCCGCGCCGACTGGGCGGCGGACCGGCGGCGGCTTGCGCGGTGCGCGCGCGGGTTCGGGCACCGgaccgccggcggcgcgggcgggaaGATCTACGTGGTGACGGACGCGAGCGACGACGAGATGGTGATCCCGCGGAAGGGCACGCTCCGGTACGGCGCGATCCAGGACCGTCCGCTGTGGATCGTGTTCGCGCGCGACATGGTGGTGCGGCTCCGGCAGGAGCTCATCGTGAACCACAACAAGACCATCGACGGCCGCGGCGCGCAGGTGCACATCGTCGGCGCGCAGATCACGCTGCAGAGCGTGCGGCACGTGATCATCCACAGCGTCCACATCCACCACTCGGCGCCGCACTCGGGGGGGATGATCCGCGACTCGAAGCGCCACTACGGGCTGCGCACCCGCAGCGACGGCGACGGCATCTCCATCCTGTCCTCCAGCAACGTCTGGATCGACCACGTCTCCATGTACCGGTGCTCCGACGGGCTCATCGACGTCGTGAACGGGTCCACGGCGATCACCATCTCCAACAGCCACTTCACCAAGCACGACCACGTACTGCTGTTCGGGGCCAGCAACGACAACCCGCAGGACGCGGCGATGCAGGTGACCGTCGCCTTCAACCACTTCGGCAAGGGGCTCGTGCAGCGGATGCCCCGGTGCCGCTACGGCTTCTTCCACGTGGTGAACAACGACTACACGCACTGGCAGATGTACGCCATCGGGGGGAACAAGAACCCCACCATCATCAGCCAGGGCAACCGGTTCATCGCCCCCGACGACCCCAACGCCAAGGAGGTGACCAAGAGGGAGTACACGCCCTACGGCGAGTACAAGGAGTGGGTGTGGAAGTCGCAGGGGGACGTGATGATGAACGGGGCCTTCTTCAACGAGTCCGGCGGGCAGAACGAGCGCAAGTACGACCAGCTCGACTTCATCCCGGCAAAGCATGGGAGCTACGTCGGGCAGCTCACCAGGTTCGCCGGCGCGCTCAACTGCCGCGTCGGCGAGCCCTGCTAG